One Dromiciops gliroides isolate mDroGli1 chromosome 3, mDroGli1.pri, whole genome shotgun sequence DNA segment encodes these proteins:
- the LOC122745482 gene encoding olfactory receptor 13H1-like codes for MEGRNNTAMTYFILVGLSGHPRAQVILFCLLLVSYLIILLGNSLILFLVQYDSRLHNPMYFFLSNLSFLDICFTSASIPQMIINCLVRMPVISAGQCVAQLCALLYLVVVECLLLAVMAYDRCIAISDPLRYPVRMHNQFCIQLSALSWVLAFFFSIVPTVAMPLELCSNIINHFFCEVLAVIKLACSDLQLNELVMMATSSLTLLVPFVFILASYGRILGAVLKIRSTEGRKKAFSTCSSHLTVVVIFYGTAMAMYMMPQDKTSRDQDKLVSLLYGVVTPMLNPLIYSLRNKDVKEALRKLQGEKKVP; via the coding sequence ATGGAGGGAAGAAATAACACAGCTATGACCTATTTCATTCTGGTTGGGCTTTCAGGGCACCCAAGAGCCCAAGTCATCTTGTTCTGCCTACTCCTGGTGTCCTACCTTATCATATTGCTTGGAAacagcctcattctcttcttgGTCCAGTATGATTCTAGGCTCCACAACCCCATGTATTTCTTCCTAAGCAACCTATCGTTTCTGGATATCTGTTTCACCTCAGCTAGCATCCCTCAAATGATCATTAATTGCCTTGTCAGAATGCCTGTCATCTCAGCAGGCCAGTGCGTGGCACAGCTTTGCGCCCTTCTCTACTTGGTGGTTGTGGAATGCCTCTTGCTGGCTGTCATGGCCTATGATCGCTGCATAGCAATTAGTGACCCCTTGCGCTACCCAGTAAGGATGCACAACCAGTTCTGTATCCAGCTGTCAGCACTATCATGGGTCTTAGCCTTTTTCTTCTCAATCGTCCCAACTGTGGCCATGCCACTGGAGTTATGCAGCAACATCATCAACCACTTCTTCTGTGAGGTCTTGGCAGTCATTAAACTTGCTTGCAGTGATCTACAGTTGAATGAATTGGTGATGATGGCCACCAGCTCCCTGACTCTCCTGGTACCCTTTGTTTTCATCCTTGCCTCCTATGGGCGCATCCTTGGGGCTGTCTTGAAGATTCGCTCAACTGAGGGCAGGAAGAAGGCTTTCTCCACCTGCAGCTCCCACCTCACAGTGGTGGTCATCTTCTATGGAACAGCCATGGCCATGTACATGATGCCCCAGGACAAGACCAGCAGGGACCAAGATAAGCTTGTCTCCCTCTTATATGGTGTTGTGACACCTATGCTCAATCCCCTCATCTATAGCCTTAGAAACAAAGATGTGAAGGAGGCTCTGAGAAAACtacagggagagaaaaaagtcCCCTAA